The following are encoded in a window of Balaenoptera ricei isolate mBalRic1 chromosome 1, mBalRic1.hap2, whole genome shotgun sequence genomic DNA:
- the LOC132351538 gene encoding small ribosomal subunit protein eS4, X isoform-like encodes MARGPKKHLKRVAAPKHWMLDKLTGVFAPRPSTGPHKLRECLPLIIFLRNRLKYALTGDEVKKICMQRFIKIDGKVRTDITYPAGFMDVISIDKTGENFRLIYDTKGRFAVHRITPEEAKYKLCKVRKIFVGTKGIPHLVTHDARTIRYPDPLIKMNDTIQIDLETGKITDFIKFDTGNLCMVTGGANLGRIGVITNRERHPGSFDVVHVKDASGNSFATRLSNIFIIGKGNKPWISLPRGKGIRLTIAEERDKRLAAKQSSG; translated from the coding sequence ATGGCTCGTGGTCCCAAGAAGCACCTGAAGCGTGTAGCAGCTCCAAAGCATTGGATGCTGGATAAACTGACTGGTGTGTTTGCTCCTCGTCCATCTACCGGTCCCCACAAGCTGAGGGAATGTCTCCCCCTAATTATTTTCCTAAGGAACAGACTTAAATATGCCCTAACAGGAGATGAAGTAAAGAAGATCTGCATGCAGCGTTTCATTAAGATTGATGGCAAGGTCCGCACTGATATAACTTACCCTGCTGGTTTTATGGATGTCATCAGCATTGACAAGACTGGAGAGAATTTTCGTCTGATCTATGACACCAAGGGTCGCTTTGCTGTTCATCGTATTACACCTGAGGAGGCCAAGTATAAGTTATGCAAAGTGAGAAAGATCTTTGTGGGGACAAAAGGAATCCCTCATCTGGTGACCCATGATGCTCGCACCATCCGCTACCCTGATCCCCTCATCAAGATGAATGACACCATTCAGATTGATTTGGAGACTGGCAAGATTACTGATTTCATCAAATTTGACACTGGTAACCTGTGCATGGTGACTGGAGGTGCTAACCTGGGAAGAATTGGTGTGATCACTAACCGGGAGAGACATCCTGGTTCTTTTGATGTAGTTCATGTGAAAGATGCCAGCGGCAATAGCTTTGCCACCCGGCTCTCCAACATTTTCATTATTGGCAAAGGCAACAAACCATGGATCTCTCTTCCTCGTGGAAAGGGTATCCGCCTTACCATTGCTGAGGAGAGAGACAAGAGACTGGCAGCCAAACAGAGCAGTGGATAA